Genomic segment of Cygnus olor isolate bCygOlo1 chromosome 20, bCygOlo1.pri.v2, whole genome shotgun sequence:
GGAGCCCCCAGTGAAGGGCCTGCAGTGGCAGAGCCCCACGGGGTGCTCTCCTCCAACCCAAACACCCCCCGGGAACCACGGcaccgtgcccccccccccagcacaacCCCTCCGCCGCAGCGCAGCCACGCGAGGCATCGCCCGAGCTGGGGCCACGACCCGAGCCCCCCGCGGCGGGCACCCCGCTGCCACCGAGGGGACGAAGgaccccggccccgcgcccctccGGTGCCACCCCGCTCCTGCCTGGCCCCGAGCCTCCCAGACCCCATAACAGAGCCCGCCGGCAGCCCAGCCTTGCCCTTctcccacccccaaaacccACAGCGGGTCTTTGGAACCTGCCCCGTTTTGGGGCCGGGTTTTGGGGCAATTTGTGCGTTCCCCTCGTCGCAAGCCCTGGGCCAacggggagcccccagccccccctaTGGGGGCCTCGTGGGGCCGTCGGGCCCTTCCCGGCCCATCCCCACCACGCTGTGCACATGGGGTGCTCCCGAGGAGCCCAGACACCCCAAAAAACATCTGATTCCCCTTCCCCAACCCCACTGTCCCCCAAGTACACCATACCCAAAAAACACCCCTGTCCTTTAGGTACCCCACCCACCACCCCATCCCGTGGGGTCTCCCCACATCTCCCTGCTCCCCGTGCAGCCCCCAAAACCCTacaacccccccccaaacccctccaAAACCCATCaaagccccccaaaaccccGCTCctctgaccccccccccaagtaACACCCCCCACAACCACCCCTCTCCCTTtacccccccccaaaagcccccAAACCCACCCCATGGCGTCTCCCCTCACCCTCTTGCCCCCCGCATACCCCTGCTCCCCGTGtgccccccaaaacccccaaCCCGCCCCCAAACCCCGAAACCCCCCAAAACCATCAAAGCCCTGCCCTAaagcccccccaacccccacgccctccccaaacccccccaaatcccccccaaaccccccgagaccccccccaaatcccccccccaaccccctcaAACCGACCCCAGACCCACCCCCCCTCCCAGACCCCGCTCCCCCGgtccccggccccgctcccccggccccgctcccccccggccccgctcacccgcccgccgccgctgttcccgcagccccggcccggcccctcccgGCTGGGCTCGGCGCGGCCCCTCCTGAAGCGCTGGACagctccgctccgcgccgcgccgcccgcccaGAGCGCCCCCAGCGCCCAGCAGCGGCCCTGGCGGGCGAGGGCGGAGCGCGGCCCCCTCGCGGCCGTCGCCTCACGGCAGGGCCCCGCCGGCCTGCGGCACGCGCCGCGTCACACAGCCCTTACCGTTCCCGTCTATCATCCCACAGCAACCCACGTCACCCCATATCGACCCGTGTCAACCCACGTCATCCATGCCGTCCCATATAGTCCCATATTGTCCCACAGCGTCCCAGATCTCAGCCCGGGTCCCATCCCAAACCCTATCCAGACCCACCTGTCTACACCCCACCCAAGCCTCTCCCGTATCCCGCCTCGAATCCCTTCCCACCCTGTATCCCTTATCACTTCTCACACCATATCCCGTCTCGCCTCTGAGCCATCCCATACTCTGTCACACCCTGTATCCCGTCCTATATACTATCCCATCTACATCCCATCCCTTCCTGTATCCACATCTCATCCATATCCCATCCCTGTATCCCATCCCCTCCTATATACCACATCCTATCCCATATCCCATCCCTGTATCCCATCCCATATCCCACCTCTTCCTGTATCCCGCATCCCATCCCATATCCTATCTTCACGTTCCACATCCTACCTTCACATCCATATCCCACCCCCACCTGTATCCCATCCCATATTCCATCTCATCCCACATCCCATCCCACATCCCATATCCCATCCCACTTCACATCCCATATCCTACCTTCACATCCCGTATCCTACCCCACCCTGTATCCCATCCCATATCCCATCCCACTTCACATCCCATATCCCACCTTCACATCCCATATCTCGCACCCTCCATATCCCATCCCACATCCCATCCATATCCCACCCCATAGCCCACACATCCCACCCTGTATCACTATTCCATATCCCAACCTGTATCCCATCCACTCCATAGCCCACCCTACCCTACATCCAACCCCATATCCCACCCAGCATCCCATCCCACACCCCACCCTGTATCCCACCTCTTCCCACACCCCAATATCCCACCCCATACCCCCCCCCAGAcacccatcccaccccatccatCAGCACCAAACCGGGACCACCCGCAGCACCCCAACAGGGACCGGCCGGAGGGCTGGTTTGGAGGCGGGATGCGGCAGGTCCCTGCTGGGACAACGCTGTGGCGCCAGCGCTAATGAGCCCGTAATTAATTCTGCTTTCCGCACCGTGCCAAGCACTTCGTTTCTCCTCGTgggccaggagcaggggggtCTGGAGGGGgagctcccagtgcccccagtgccaccagtaAGGTCCAGTGCCACCGTTACAGTCCCTCTCAGCCGAACATGAGCGACAGCAGGCAGGATTGGGCCCGAGGAGGAGAGTTGAACCCAAAAAGGTTTGAGATGAACCCAAAAAGTTTGCATTGAACCCGAAAAGGGccaaaatgagagaaaatccAGGTCAAAGTGCTGCGATGCTCAGGGCCGACGCTGCTCCCCCAATGGTGTGGGTCAAGTTACCCAAACCTTCCCGAAATCCGTCATGGCAAAGGATAGGCTgccccaacccccccaaaaaccTCCCTGCACAATTGCAGTGAGGGATGGGACCCCCCGAAGCACCCCAAACAACCCACTGCACTCCCAGCAAGGGGCATGTTACCCAAACCAGCCCCAAACCACCCCACCACCACGTGGCTGCGGCATCGGGGAGCTGCCCCCGGCTTTGGCTCCTCGTTTGTGGAGAGCTAACGGAGGCACCCAGCTGCCCCCACGGGGGTGGTGAGGGGGGGGATCCATCCTACAAACTGTTTATGGCTGCTGCCTATGGGAGGCTTTGGGGCTCAGCTGCCCCCCATCTTTCTTCCATcctcatccctgtccccatccccgtccccgtcccgtgtccccgtccccatcccattGGGGTGGAGGGGGCCCGAGCGCAACCCCACAGCATCCCCAGGCTGTTTTTAGggtgctctgctcctctctttctccccttctgcaTCCCCACCAGGGCACGAGGACGCGCTGCCCCATGGGAGAAgccccctgcctgctctgcacccTCCATTTTTTGATGGCAGCAGAGGGGGCAAACAGccataaaggggaaaaaaatccgGCATCCCCGGGGCGAGCACGTGCCCCGCACACCGCCATTCTCTTTCCAGCACCCGCAGCGTCCGCAGCGCTGAATAATGCATCAGGGCCTGGAAACAAAGACGACGGGGGAGACGTGGCCGGGCTTCCCCGCGGCGCAGCGGCAGCAAAAGCATCTTGGGGAGACCCCGCTGTgagggcagcagccccggcacccCAGGGCTTGCAGCGGGCTGCGTTGGGGTTTGCTGCAGCATCCTCGGGGGCCGGAggaagggcaggggctgggggtgagggaaaaaaggagaaaaagggaaaaaagggagagaaacccgcaggcaggcagggagctgggggggagcTCGGCTCTGCGGTGCAGGGGAAAGAGCTCGCGGAGAAcaaaagggggagagagaggaaaggagtgGGGAGAGGGGACGTTAATTGCAGGAAAAGAGCCAGCCGAAGCGAGCCGCGGCGGAGGGGGAGCAGGAGAAAAGCATCACTTGAAAGAAAGCGAGGCTCGGGGAAGGAAAGATCCGCGATAAATAATTAAGGAGATCAAACgaggcaggcagcagaacaAGGCCTAATGCAAGGATTCACACTGCggttccaaaaaaaataaaatcgcTGCCAGCCTCCTCCCGACGCACGAGGGAGGGCGGCCGGGAGCGGCCCCGCCACGTGCTGCCAGCACGGCCACGGCCCCATCCTGCCCGCGTGGTGCTCAagcagccccacacagcccagTGAGGCAGCAGGGGAACAGGAAAAGccagaaatgctgcaaaaaacaggaaaagtgtGCAGGGGAAGGGCCCAGGGGCAGCCCGGCGGTGGCTGCGATGGGGACGGGGGTGTCCCGGCGTGACCTTGGGGCGTTCGATCGCGGCCGGCGGCTGGAGGCTCCCATCGATTTGGGCTCGACCCCACGTCGGGCCGGGGATGGGGTTGCAGATCTGCTCTTCCCAGCACCGGTGCAGGAGCAGAAATGAAGACGCACAGTCCCCAGTGGGGTCACTCCAGCCTGGAACAACCCAACGGCAGCTGTCCACCACcgcagttttcttttttacaaacCCAAAGCGCTGCTCCCTGCAAGCATCCACCCAGCGCAGGCACTGCCGGAGGGGCAGAGCCTGGCCATGGGGACCTGTCACAGCCCGTGTGCCACCATCCCTTCCCCACGTCGCAGCCCTTCCTGCATGGGCATCGCCCACATCCCCGTGCCACCGGGGTGCCCACCCCAGGTGCCAGCAGCGGTGGCGAAGCGCAGCACGAGAGCGCTCACCTCTCCCCGCCGGCAATAAAACCTCCGCCCCGGCAGGAGTCCCCGCATATTAATTGCACCGCCTTATCCCGCCATCTGTTTCGGCAGCCGGGAAAGAGCAGTCGCCCTTCGTGGCCTTTATTAACAGGTTTCCCCTGTAAATGCCAAACAAACCCGCCCGTCTCGGCGCCGCGCTCCAATCCGCCCGAGGCGCCCGGTAGGGAAGGGAGAGCTCGCAGGCATTTACGAGTAAATCAAGAGGAGTGAACGCGGCGGGTGGTGCGCAGGCAGGGGGACgcgaggagaaggagggagggaagagaggccTCTGCCCAAGCTGGAGCCACCACTCAGGTGGTTTCTGATCCTCCTGCCCATGCTCAAAACTCTCGGCATCACCCTCCGGgccctttcctctccctgttcccctgtgatCTCCGCAGGCTGAGGATGCTCCGCGTAAAGCAGCACCCAAACACCTTCCCTTGTTGtttccctgctttttctctctcactaaATATCACCGAATGCCAGGAGCGAGCCCTTGCCAAGGCAAGCTGCTGCTTGCCATCTCCGGAGCGTCCCGGGGAGAGGAGGCTCCAGGGGGGCACCGCCGCCACGCACGGGCTTAGGGCTGGATTTTCCCGAAGGATTACGGCTCCTTATGGGGACGGATATTGCACCAGCGCTCATTCTCCCCGGTCTGCCTTTAAAACCCACCCGCTGTGCTCGCCACGAGGGCTTGAGTTGCATTGGAGATCGCAGGCTCCATCCCAGCAGGGTTCAGACAGGGACGGGTGCTGGCACCCCTCCCCGGCACACGGTCCCGTTAAAGAAATGTGCGTGCTGGGGAGCCAGGAAGGGAAACAGGGAAAACTGTTTTCCCAGGAATAAATGTGGATGAAGGCTGCCAGCCTGCGCTCTGTCCCTGCAGTCTGCCAACCTGAAGGCACCCTGGCACCAAGGGCGATGAAATAGCCAAGCCCTAAGCCTCaccatttgcttttctcctcGTTTTATCCTCTTCTGCGCTTTACCACATCACCCCGATCCACGCGGGACGGGTAAAACAGAACGAGGTTGTTCCACCGAGGGCACCTGCACACGGACCTTTCCACCTCCCCCAGGAGCTGGGCCccgcagcagggcagggaacGGAGGCGATGCGCCCCGTaacagggcaggcagggctggggaggatgTTTCAGCTAACGCCTAAACCACTGCCCGCTCTCGTCTCAGCACGGCCACCGCGCTGCGGTACCTGCCGGAGCGGGGGATGGAGGTTGTGTGGCTCGTTAGGGACCCAGCACCGGGAAATAAAGCCCAGGGCGAGGTGCCAGATCACCCCGGTGCACCCAGCTAGCTCCTGCTCCTCCGGGAACCTCTGCCAGCGTGCGCCTTGGTTCCCTCCCTGGGACTCCAACCGCATCCTGCCCAGCGCCGATGGCAGCATGGAGGAATTGGGAGGGATAAAATCAGCACAGAAAGAGGAGCGGATGTTGTCTTATTATGAAAAGGATTTGAAGGAGACCCTGAAGAATCTGCCAGCCAGCAGGCGCTGGGAAATAATCCTCTCCCACCTCAGCTCCACTCACCCACGCTGTCCCAGGGtccctgctttctgcttttccatgcAACTCCCCTCCCACTTTGCTGGATTTGGTCTGCTGACGCAGAAAAAGAATAACCTGAGGCACGCTATGGACATCAAAAGTCCCAAACACTCCAACCCCTCGGAAATCTGCTCTACTGCTCGACCTGCCAAAGAGCAGGACAAGAACAAGCACAGCTTACGTCCCTCCTGATCCAAGGCAAGGCTttcccagcagcctgggcacaagcaggaggagcaggccACTAGCTCTGCAGACGATAAACACCCTGCTTTTAATAACCCCCTGCCTGCTTCTGGGTACGGAATTGCTGATGGGTCTGGAAGAGCCCCATGCCCAGCAGGCAGCATTACTGCCAAGGCCACCACACGCTTCCCAGTCCTTGTTTGAACAACCTCGAGGTCGCACGTGCCAGGCCTGGCCTGCCACCCATCCTCTGTGTCCTTTGGTTGTGACATCCTCCACTGCCCCCAACGTGATCTTTAATTCTAAATACCATCTAATAACCACTTTGTTCCAAGCCTGCTGAGTAATGAGTGCCGGCACTTCCATTTCATTACTATTTCTGTAAAGAAACCGAGCTTTAACACATTGAGCTTCCGCAGACAGAGGCACAAGAGCTGTGCTTGCTGCCCTCTCTGCCTACGTGTTCCACAGAGGGACAGAGCCAAGCACTTTATTGTCAGTCTTCCAACAGCGTGATAATTGTGTGATCCGTTTCAGGATGATGGGCTagatcaaaataaattaaaaaaaataaacagttcaaATAGCTCAGGAGAGTTTGAATAcaagagcaggaggaaatgaaGCCAGCGACCAAACAGCATCTACTACCTTGAGGTGTGTTCCCTCCCTAAGAGAAACTTCAACACCAGGTTCTCTCGCTCAAACCAGCGCGCCCCTCAACCCATCCAGAGGTGCTGGGCTTTGGCATTTCCTTCAGCTAATCAAAATAGAGTCTGCTCAACTTAGAATTCAACCTACGTGGATTAGAGCAATTCAAAGCAATAGGGTAAGCAGCCCACAGAGCATGGAGGAAGACTGAATTAATAGCTTCCTTCATTAAAGCTTACCTTCAAAGAAGTCAGCGATAGAACTTGTCATCACCGTTTTCGtgcagacatttatttttatattacaggAGGATGAATGTAAAAGAAATCTATGCAGATGCTAAATCAAGGCTTTTGTTCCTAACTAGAAAGAAGTCACtctcagcattttattttttcttacagcagGACTGACGTTGCAACCACTGTGCTCTTTCACTAACTCTTTAAAAGTCAACTTACGTAGGGTTCCGGCAACACAATGTAACAGAGGTAATGTGCCAACCTGAAAAAACCCTTTTGGGATCACTCTAATCAGATACCCTTCTGCAAGCCTCTTCAACCCGTCTCGATCCCGTTTGATCATCCCCGTTTTCCCGGCTGCTGTGCTGAACAAGCAGCCTGAGACAAAAccgaagcagcagcacagctgagagCTCGGAGGAACTGCAGCGTAGCCAAGCAGCAGGACCGGGAAGGCGATGCAGAAAACATCCTTCCCAAATTACAGATGGGATGGCCACAAGCAGTTGCTGTTGCAGCACGGTGCTGGCATTACTGAGTTTCTCTGGTTGGGTTTTCAGACAAAACCTGCTTCAGAGGTGTGAAATGCCAACCTTGACTTCAAAGGTAGCTTATTTTGCAGCTTTCAGAGACGAGTGGAGGTATAAGGAGGTCTGAAAGCAGTCTGAGGACAGGTGGAAGCTTTGTAAACTGGCCACCTCCCCTGACTCCATCACCTCTGTCCAGAGAGCAGTGTTACCTAGTCAGATCTCATGATCTGGAGAAATACAGGCctattttaaatactaaatacaACTTTAGGCTTCCTTAACCCTGAAATGCCCATCACTGTCAGCCTGCATTATCACCGCCCCTTCCGCAGAGAACAGCTGAGCCCCTTCCCTGGGATGCCTCTCTCAAAATCCAGCAACTAGTTCACCCATTTTAAGAGGCTGCTATCACTGATAACCTCTCAGAGACCTGCAGCTTCTaccttcagaagacaaaaacaacaggACAACTCCAGCTGGTACGCTGAAAAAAATGAGGCCATTTTATTGATGATTAGACTCTGCTTTGACAACAATCATTAAACTGGTACAGACAGACTTCAGTCAAAACCTGAGCTTTGAATCAGAAGTTGTAAAGTGACATGATGCCTTAATAAATTAAGGAAGTTGGAATTCCTTTCCATCATCAGCTCTTCACTTGAAGTTCTTTGCAAAATCTTCTCCTTTCTTAATAGAAGCCTTCAGCTCCGACATGGCCTCAGCAACCATCTTCTCTTCAAAGGGGGTGATCTTGCCGATACCCAAGTTCTTCTCAATGCCATTTTTCTGAGGGAAAAGAGGATTTAAGGATTAACCATTCATTGAACGACCTAGAGAGCATCTGAACAGCCCTGATTACTTACAGTCCAACTGAGATGGAGACCCAGCCTAGGACCTCTGCCACTTCTACTGTCTGCAAACCTTGTGCTTCCTTGCAAGGCTGTGAAGCTTCCTACTATTTGTAGCGACTTCTAGAGCCTTCACAAACTTCTCATTCGCTGTTCTCGTTGGGGTATGAGACTTGAAGCTAGCCCCCCCGGCTCCTTCCAGGGGAGACTGATACCAACTGCTCCTTTGTGCCTCCTCCTGTCCTCAGAACCACCGTTCAGCTCTCCTCCGTGTACACCCTTCATTTGCCACTGGCTTGCACTCTGAAACTGCTTCGGAGTTGCACTCCTGGGTTTCCAAAATCTCATGCCTACATCCAACGCTTCCCCCTTAATCCTCCTCTACATCCATTCCTTCACCAGCTACCACACAAAACAACATACACCATTCCTTGCATCCAGCAGCCATGTCAGGGCTGCACCATCCATTAATTTCACTCCACCCACAGGGTAAGAATAACATTGCTTTTGGGACCTCTATTGAACTCTGAAGGAAATCTATTAATCCTAATCCACACCACGGTCCCTAACGTGCCTCCAATTCTGAGTAATTTGCTTGTAGCAGATCAAGCTGAGGAGACCAGGTTGCTGACTCCTTAACCATATGAAAGCTCTTCATAAATGGGCACCAACTCGGGACAAATGCGACCTCTTCAGAAAGGTCTGAATCGCTGGTTACTCAGTGAGCTGCAGTCTGAGAGcagataaaagcagcagcaccccgtTCACACATGGGATATATGCTTACCTGCAATACCCGAATACCCAAGAACTGTTAAACGTGCGCTCAGCTGTTTTCTGATACTCAGCACTGAACTAAATTGAAATCATTGAGTAAAAACCACAAAATCTAAAGACTGCACCAGTAACTGCTGTTTATAAGCCCCACCACGTGAAGCACATActcccagcagcagaggtgtAGAGAAGTAGGGGCTCTCTGTCTCTTCTGATCGCACAAAGGAACATTCGATAACCCCTTCCTTTCCGTTCATGGCATCCACCAGGGAGAACACAAAGCGAGCTCCAGCGTAGGCCATAGACAAGGTAGCAGATCCTGTAAAAGTTGAACCATTTTTAGAACAGATCACATTTAAATTCAGTACTTGGTTTAGTATCAAAGGCTTCCACACTGCTACGCTTACAGAGCTGCAGCGTCATTGACCTCAAGCTCACAGCCAGTTTGATAAGGCAGAAGCCACCTGCTATGCAGTTCACCGGATTTACAGGAGGAAAGAGCTTAATTAGATAAGATAATTTTTGAAGTCACACATGTTCAGGGATCCGGTAATGTTTAGTCTTACTGAGCTACTTCTAGTGCCACAGTTCAGGCAGCCGCTGACATGGCAGAGCAGCTAGGATTGCAATCATCAGTTCCTATTTCTGCATCGCAGTTGTAAATAAGATTAAACTAAAGAGGACTGCGTCCATTCAGCTGGACGACAAGAATTACTTGGAAGCTATAGCCAAGAACCAACCTGCTCCTGCTTTAGCCTTAACAACTTCAGTGCCAGCTTCTTGAATCCTCCCTGTAAGCTTTTCCAGCTGATCCTGAGGGAAGTCCACTTTTGGTGTGCACtagatttgaaaaatgaagttagCATCAAATACCAGCACCCCTCCAGCACGAGGCCACCCACGTGATACTTCTCGTACCACTACAGTTGTTACCCACAGTTCTCAGATGGGAAACCTCAGCTACCCCAGCTCCCAGATGGTGTGACAGactggccagcagctgcaggcattCACCAAGGCTTCTGGTTGTTGCAAGAACTCTAACAGTAAGCTAGTCATGCCTAGTTTGCTCAGAGACAAACTGCAGCTTGATGGCAAAGGCAGGGCTAGCCATGGTTACTTAACCATGCATCTCCTTCGAACTACACAGGTGCCCTCCAAGCACGTAACAGcccttagggaaaaaaaaaaaagccaccttaTAAATATTTGGGTCACTGTGGCATTATGGAAGCCTAGAGCCTTATGAAAGATCCCGCCTGCAAGCAGTATTTAAGAAGCCAGTGAACCTTCAGGCACAGCTACCCAAGTCTGCTAAGCACAGCTCGGGCTGCCCTGACTGACTCTGACGAAAGCACCCTCTCAGCATTCAGCTCCAAAGCCCTTGCTCTTATTCCCTAAGACCGTCCTTCTGTGAAGGGTACTTTACTCCTCGCTGAGAGCAGAGCTTTTTGCCCTTTCTCCACTGGCTGCTTTTGGCCATCTCCTAGCCCTCTCTTCACGAAGCTGCAGCCTAATTTAGAGCCG
This window contains:
- the MDH2 gene encoding malate dehydrogenase, mitochondrial isoform X1, with the translated sequence MFEGLRCCSYSCRSPRKPGMTRDDLFNTNASIVATLTSACAKHCPEAMICIISNPVNSTIPITSEVFKKHGVYNPNRIFGVTTLDIVRANTFVAELKGLDPARVSVPVIGGHAGKTIIPLISQCTPKVDFPQDQLEKLTGRIQEAGTEVVKAKAGAGSATLSMAYAGARFVFSLVDAMNGKEGVIECSFVRSEETESPYFSTPLLLGKNGIEKNLGIGKITPFEEKMVAEAMSELKASIKKGEDFAKNFK